A genomic segment from Lusitaniella coriacea LEGE 07157 encodes:
- a CDS encoding hydroxysqualene dehydroxylase, whose product MSNPARQKRILVIGAGWAGLGATHHLAKQGYNVTLLEASPHPGGLVAGWTTSGGRSVEGGIHGFWYPYRNIFHLVDELKLSPFTPFTRSGQYSPNGLEVESPLFQNEPRLPTPLGTFLYTHFKRLPLIDRLSALPLLYAVIDFDNSHDAWQRYDKVTARELFKQFGVSARLYKEAFEPMLLVGLFAPPEQCSAAAALGMLYYFILAHQPDFDVVWCRGTVGEKIFQPWVRQIEDTGGKVLTNRRVTDILLDKEGYAKTVICGEERFEADAVISAVSVSGIKKIVSGSQTLNQYPEFRNLANLGGIDVLATRLWFDRMVNVPFASNACFGFDPTTGWTFFDLNTLHDEYKYETGSVIEADFYHANQLLPMTDEQIVEKVHQDISTCVPGFHSARVIDCSIIRVRQGVTHFAPGSYQYLLPAKTSIANLFMSGDWIVTRHGSWSQEKAYITGLEAANLVIEQFGFGKEAEIIPIEPDEPHIQVARTINTSWRNLMQSFILDSRLP is encoded by the coding sequence ATGTCAAACCCAGCAAGACAAAAACGAATTCTCGTCATCGGAGCAGGATGGGCGGGACTCGGCGCAACCCATCACCTTGCCAAACAAGGCTACAACGTCACCCTCCTCGAAGCATCTCCCCATCCCGGCGGCTTAGTCGCAGGTTGGACAACTTCTGGAGGTCGTTCCGTCGAAGGCGGAATTCACGGCTTTTGGTATCCCTACCGCAACATCTTTCACCTCGTTGACGAACTCAAACTCTCACCCTTCACCCCCTTCACCCGTTCCGGGCAATATTCTCCCAACGGCCTAGAAGTCGAGTCCCCCCTCTTCCAAAACGAACCGCGACTCCCCACTCCCCTCGGAACCTTCCTCTACACCCACTTCAAACGCCTACCCCTCATTGACCGCCTTTCCGCTCTCCCCCTGCTTTATGCCGTTATTGATTTCGATAATTCCCACGATGCTTGGCAGCGTTACGACAAAGTGACCGCACGGGAACTCTTTAAACAATTTGGCGTTTCCGCCCGCCTCTACAAAGAAGCCTTTGAACCCATGCTGCTGGTTGGTTTGTTCGCCCCGCCAGAACAGTGCAGCGCCGCCGCAGCCTTGGGAATGCTCTACTACTTCATCTTGGCGCACCAGCCCGATTTTGATGTCGTTTGGTGTCGCGGAACCGTCGGCGAGAAAATCTTTCAACCTTGGGTACGGCAAATTGAGGATACGGGAGGGAAAGTTCTCACCAATCGACGAGTAACCGATATTCTTTTAGACAAAGAAGGGTATGCCAAAACAGTTATTTGTGGCGAGGAAAGGTTTGAAGCCGATGCCGTTATTTCTGCCGTTAGCGTGAGTGGAATTAAAAAGATCGTTTCCGGAAGTCAAACCTTAAATCAGTACCCGGAATTTCGCAACTTAGCAAACTTGGGAGGCATCGACGTTCTCGCCACTCGTCTCTGGTTTGACCGAATGGTTAATGTTCCTTTTGCTTCAAACGCTTGTTTTGGCTTTGACCCAACAACCGGATGGACATTTTTCGACCTCAACACATTGCACGACGAATATAAATACGAAACAGGTAGCGTTATTGAAGCAGATTTTTACCATGCCAATCAGTTACTTCCCATGACTGACGAGCAGATTGTAGAAAAAGTTCATCAAGATATCTCAACTTGCGTGCCGGGATTTCATTCAGCAAGAGTTATCGATTGCAGCATCATTCGCGTGCGCCAAGGCGTAACTCATTTTGCTCCCGGAAGCTATCAATATTTATTGCCCGCTAAAACCTCTATTGCCAATTTGTTTATGAGTGGAGATTGGATCGTAACTCGCCACGGTTCTTGGTCGCAAGAAAAAGCCTACATCACTGGATTAGAAGCAGCGAATTTAGTTATCGAACAATTTGG